A section of the Humulus lupulus chromosome 2, drHumLupu1.1, whole genome shotgun sequence genome encodes:
- the LOC133816585 gene encoding pyrophosphate--fructose 6-phosphate 1-phosphotransferase subunit beta-like yields the protein MICSGRDKIETPEQFQQAADTAAKLDLDGLLVIGGDDSNTNACLLAENFRGKNLKTQVIGCPKTIDGDLKCKEVPISFGFDTACKIYAEMIGSVMIDARSTGKYYHFVRLMGRAASHITLECALQTHPNITIVGEEVPLNDLSCLV from the exons ATGATATGTAGTGGAAGAGATAAGATTGAAACTCCAGAGCAG TTTCAACAAGCTGCAGATACTGCCGCGAAGCTTGATTTGGATGGACTTCTTGTTATTGGTGGGGATGACTCTAACACAAATGCCTGCCTCCTTGCTGAGAATTTCAG GGGAAAGAATTTGAAAACTCAGGTGATTGGGTGTCCAAAAACCATTGATGGTGACTTGAAATGCAAAGAAGTCCCAATAAGTTTTGGGTTTGATACTGCTTGCAAG ATATATGCAGAAATGATTGGAAGTGTCATGATAGATGCCAGATCAACTGGAAAATATTATCACT TTGTGCGGCTTATGGGGCGTGCAGCTTCACACATAACACTTGAATGTGCTTTGCAAACTCATCCAAACATTACAATTGTTGGAGAAGAGGTACCTTTGAATGACTTGTCTTGCCTTGTATAG
- the LOC133815267 gene encoding uncharacterized protein LOC133815267 produces the protein MSFGLTNAPATFCTLMNQVFHMYLDKFVVVYLDDIVVYSAMMEEHQEYLAQESIKFLGHVMECGRIRMDLEKVWRHYLQGLKFVVKTDNAVLLMDNSHYCSQTVDEYRGWNLRAFHFTKDWKKTTEIAQAYLENASKRMKKWADQKCKPLEFKAGDLVLIKLRPEHLRF, from the exons atgTCGTTTGGGTTGACGAATGCTCCTGCCACTTTTTGCACattgatgaaccaagtattccacatgTATTTAGACAAGTTTGTGGTGGTGTatttggatgatatcgtggtttacaGCGCCATGATGGAAGAGCATCAAGAATACTTGGCTCAG gagagcatcaagttcctaggccatgTTATGGAATGTGGCCGAATTCGTATGGACCTTGaaaag gtgtggagacattacttgcAGGGGttgaagtttgtggtgaagacagACAATGCAGtg ttgttaatggacaacaGCCACTATTGCTCCCAAACAGTGGATGAATACCGCGGTTGGAACctgcgagcctttcacttcacaaaagactggaagaaaactaCAGAGATTGCTCAGGCTTATTTAGAAAATGCATcgaaaagaatgaagaagtgggcagatcagaagtgCAAACCATTGGAGTttaaagcaggtgacttagtgttaatcaagttgAGGCCTGAACATTTGAGATTCTGA